gcaaaacctcggagaggtcgccgcactgcgagatctcagtaacattgagaactgcattgagacgctctgatcacgctgcactttaactgcacacagacaacaccattaacatcgcaacataaaactatttttatattgtgcctaaaaatcttgtgaatatattctctgggtttatagatgttgttattgcgtttattttatgtaaacatgtgagaatcacagtctgtctctccgttatttttaatgggagctgctgtgagctacaatcgcttcctgatcatgtcgttctgggagaaagtgaagtttgctctttaacatcttattgttctttacaacactgtttgtcctctttgttcgagactaatatatataatatgtctgaaattcggtttgcgtttattaaattccacgcagattaaacgtaacagacatggACTATTTGttgtaattgttttagcaagttttcagggtatcatgcagcagtctcttattaacatgacgaaaagcataaaaaaatacatttttgtagtataatattaatttacaactgtcattgtgttgattctctatatgttgttgactgcagcgactctctggcatgcaagggattattggatacgtcaatagggcgaatggccagtagatggcagtagagaccttgaaaacttgccaaaacaaaattccagataatccgtgtctgctacatttaagatgcatggaatttaataaatgcagacacaataacaacgtctataaacccagagaatatattcatgagagctttaggcactagagtttaatgctgttgtccgtagagcctgatcagagtcaaatgcatttctcatgttgtgaacgtactgagattaccctgtcctaaccataatgcactgctgggcacagcatatatccacactaaaaccctaaaaattagtgcattactgtaaaactaaaatatatatctgatattttcactttataaaacttcagacatgacattaatttaaataacttgtccgacattagtttggttaaaagttgaaccataagttaaaaatgtatgtcttcgggatgacttgggtgatattgcccgcatatcagtatggggttaagagaaatgagTCCCCCCCCCGGGACCAGTTCTCCtatgcttgcagaggatagaatggtttcttcttaaagcagctcttctctgttttgcagagggtagaacgacACATCAGATACGAAACAttcaacaggtaggtgctcaactgattttaagttttataaatatttgtagctgttcagctttatttaccacgttatcggtctaaacgttatcggacaaaaaagttatcgcaagataattagtccgataatggtttttaaagttatctaaaaagataatccgataatgaaaacattatcttcgataattatcagttatcagaactgtgcccaccactgcaaattaAATTGTCTCAATAGTTTAGGTCACTAAAATCTgcttttgcattttcatttctaCTTTTCCTCTGAGTTCTAGACTAAGGGAGACCAGGCTTGATgcaaacatttttaacatttgttTAATTTCATAATAATTTAGAATCCATaaagttgttgttgtcctttctgctgctcccatttgtttggggtcaccacggtGGCTACAGCCAGATTcacactgggatttggcacaagttttatgccggatggccttcctgacataactctaGTTTTACCTGGTGAAACAATAATTTTGAATCCACAAAACATCCTATAGAATTTAAACATTTTCTGCCATTATGCTGATTTGAATCAAAATGTTAATTTATTCATCTGCATTAGTGACAACCAATCCCAGTACAGGGATATGCCCCTTACGCTTGGCAAATTAAATTGATACATTAATTCTCACTGATTGGATGATACAGTATTATCTGCTTCTGTGTAGTCAAAAGGTCATGAACCAATAGAAAGTAGGCATTTGACTTCATATTTGGGTTTTAGTAGTAAATATTAGTGTTTCTTTAACCAAATCCTTAAAATAACCATTGAGATTATCCCCTGCACAGTATATTAGCATGCAGCAAAAtgtttgaccttggcctgtgaccttgactttgaaaTGACCTTtttttgtccttggctgaccctcaatCATTCCATCAAGATGGGTCAAGCACTGAAGATCAGCTTTGACCTAAAACGAAGACTGTTCTCTCCAGGCAACACAGACACCCTTCAAGGAGGTGATAGACATCAGCTCAGCTGATCCTCAGCGGGCGGGGATGCCGCCACTCACCTTTGTTCGACAGGTTGGTCTTTAACTGATTTTACCTGTACGGTATGACTGGTCTAACAGCGGCACACTGTGTCCCTCTGGAACATTCTGGGTACTTTTTCTCAGGTTCTGGCAGCGTGTCTGTACTCTGATCTCCTCGGAGATGAGAACTTTCCTCTGGACGTCAGGTTGAGAGCACAGCGGCTTCTTCAGGAATGTCCCGGAGGAAGTGTGGGTGAGGATGAAGCTGAGCTGACCACAGACCTTTACATAATGATCCCGTAGGTCCTGCAAACAGTCTGATTTGTCCTTTGTCTTGGTGACAGGTTCCTACAGTACCTTGCCCTGTGGTCTACCGTACGTCCACCAAAGCATTGCAGAGTTCATCACCAGGCGAGACGATGGAGTGCCTTCATACACAGACGATATAGTGATCTATCCGGGCTCTCTGAAGGCTTTAATGGTGAGAAGATTGTCTGTCACACTATGAGGGATTGAGGAAACATATATGAAATTTTGATATCCATTCATGTTTTTGTTCACatccttttctcatttgttaaatgcattccttgtcagctgaaTTCTGACGAGTCCATCGGAATGTTTTGTgagtgctcaaaactttgagcggacatAAGGTAGGAAAGCTTTCATGGTTTTTGAGCTCACTGTTGTGTTCCTTCCTCTGAATACTGTTCCAATCTACCCATTGTTTCTCCCCTGCCTCTGTGGTGATTTTGGTTCTGCTGGGTTTTTTTGCTCGATACCACGTGGCCTTTGGACTTTCTTATGGTTTGCCTGCAGCATAAACATACATTAAATTCATATACCTCTGCACACACTCCAAAGCCTTTCTAGGAAGTTGCAGATTGTCTCTATAGATGGAGAATAAGTCACATATTTTAGCACTCTGCAATGGGGACGCCGGTTTTTCACCTTGAAGGTGCTGATCTGTGGAAGTCAACTTAAAAGTGTCACATGCTTTGGCTCCATGAGCGTTTCAGCCCTCAGGTGTTCTTCAGGTGCCACACTCCAGTAACACACCTGATGTTTTTTAATAATGTAAATGGAGTGCAAGACAAATTCACTGACTTGTAAATTTTCAGGAGACTTGTTAAAAGAAGAAAATGGCTGTAAAATTGATAAGTTACAGTGCACTTATCAAAGTGTAACAATTGTATCATTTGTATGTTTTCCATCTACTTTTTATTTGTctatataaaaactgtttgttgCACAGTAACTTTGGACATGTTGAAAGTTGGATAAACTTTTCAAAAGGGTCTAATTTGTTATACctacatttattcattttttcccctcaaagtatATTTATGATATAGCTGGAACCttaaattacagtgaggaaaataagtatttgaacaccctgcggttttgcaagttctcccacttagaaatcatggaggggtctgaaattttcatcttaggtgcatgtccactgtgaaagacataatctaaaaaaatccagaaatcacaatgtatgattttttaaataatttatttgtatgttactgctgcaaataagtatttgaacacctaccaaccagcaagaattctgtctctcacagacctgttaatttttctttaagaagccctcttattctgcactctttacctgtattaattgcacctgtttgaatttgttacctgtataaaagacacctgttcacacactcaatcaatcacactccaacctgtccaccatagccaagcccaaagagctgtctaaggaccccagggacaaaactggagacctgcacaaggctggggtggactacaggacaacaggcaagcagcttggtagaagacaacaactgttatgattatttattagaaagtggaagaaacacaagatgactccctcggtctgggattccatgcaagatctctacaggaaacctttgacctctgtacttgcaaacaaatgctactgtaccaaatattaacattaattttcacaggtgttcaaatacttatttgcagcagtaacatacaaataaattattaaaacatcatacattgtgatttctggatttttttttttttttttttagattatatctctcacagtggacatgaacctaagatgaaaatttcagacccctccatgatttctaagtgggagaacttgcataattgcagggtgttcaaatacttattttcctcactgtatttcccCTTTTTCAGTGTCTGGTcattatataaaaaaactgatacatttactttatttttgggcacattttaaattgttgacATAAAATGCAGTTGTGCCAGAACTGAAACTATGAACAGTTAAATTATTCCTTCACAGAACATAATTACAGAGTCAAGTTATCCAGTAACACAAAGATCACACTGAAGCACTTTACTGCTGTTTTCTAACACAACAAAATTACTTTAGTGAAAACCCCAGAGGTGTGTAAAGTCCAaaggcataaaagaaaaataataaaagtgaCAAAACAGAATATGAGGATGATGCAGTATAAAGTGTTACGTTCACATAACAGATTATTACTGCATAATTGTACAACagcatgtattattattattattattattattgcatctGTTGGTAAACAGAGTATGACACATTACCAGTACAACATGAAGTGTACAGTGTAGACGTCCAGTGAGCCGTTATCTCAGACTGAGGAGATATCAGAGTTTATTGCAGTCCGACAGTCTTTATCTGTGCGTATGGATTGATTTACAGCACCTGCCTGATGGGAGGAGCTTAAACTATGTCTAGGATGAGTGGTATCCTTGATGGTGTTTGTAGCCGTTGACCAATAGGGATTATTTGAGGGGCTGATATTATACCACCTTTAGGGAGCAAAACGTTTATGATATCGATATATTTTCAGGTATATGCAtgaaatattttatattttaaacatgaatgttattataaataactacaaATAGATCCAACAACCAGATTAGGATTGTAGTATTGCATCATTCAGCATTTTCATAAAATAGACTTGTCATCCATTTTAGCCCCACCTACCCAGCAGCATAGTGACACTTGTCTGTTGGTGctataaaacacccactctgactgaaaatgaacaaCAGCTGGTcggtttgcctctgtctcttgtagctcatgtggccaaggggtgatggggtcctagccttgcttgacagcattgtttacaatgctgttggAGTGACTTCTGCTGAACAAAATACATAATGAAAtaatttcactcactcactcactcactcactcactcactcactcactcactcactcactcactcactcactcactcactcactcactcactcactcactcactcactcactcactcactcactcatcttcaaccacttactggagcctatcccaacagtcataggtcatgaggtggggttcaccctggacaggacgccagtctgtcacagggctgcataaagacaaacaaacacatttacacatatggacaattcaaagtttccaGTCTATCTAAttggcatgtctttggatgtgggaggaagccggagcacccagagggaacccatacaaacatggggagaacatgttaacaccacacagaaaggtcacatgtgggaattgatcccatgaccttcttgctgtgaggcaacagtgctgaccactaagtcaccgtgctgccctaatgacatcatttccaacaactattttttttttttggtcttgttTAACACAGATACcgatatgtctgtgaaaggctcatattgtCTGATATTACTGGGCAACTGATATATCAGTCAGGCTCTTGTTCTTACAACACActgcaggttttttgtttgttttgttttggtgcaGTTGCTGGTCTAGGCTGTCAGGATGCTGTCTGTAATGTATCTATAAAAGTGGACCAACAGCTTCTGAGGGAGGCTAGTTTTCCTTTGGCTTCTCACAAAGCAATGGTGTTGTTGTGCTTTGCTAGCTACCACTGAGATATTGTTTGTCCAGGAGGGGTCCTCTGTGATGGTGACTCCCAGAAACTTGAAGCTGGGGTTTCTCTCTGTAGCCTCTACTTTGATGGACTGTGAGAGGTCTGCAGTGACTTCTTTGGTCTTTTTGGTGTTTGTGTCACACCATGTTGTCAGGCGCTGAACATCCTCGCTTTATGCAGCTTTATTGTTGTTTGATACAAGCCCGATCACAGTCGTACCATCCACAAATTTAACACTAATATTTCATTTGGGTTGACAGTCATGGATGAAAAGTGCTTAGAGGAGTGGGCttagcacacagccctgtggcacACCAGTACTCAGGATGGAAACTGTGTGGATATCCAACCCGACAGACTGGGGGCAGTTGGTGAGAAAGTCCTGTAACCAGTTGCCTATGGATGGAGTTAATCCTAGCACATAGACtttattgtgcagatctgtaGTCTACAACGAGCATCCTAATGTAGGTGTTGGGCTTTTCAGGTGCTAAAGGGCAGCAATGAGAGATGGCATCTTCAATCAGTTTGCCTGGGAGGCAAACTGATGTTGGTcgagatcaggggtgggcagtcatgtgccatgaagggctgagacactgcaggttttccttgataccaatctcctcagcaggtgatttcattgactatcaggtgtttatgatgaggggagaagctcatcagcaaacccacctggtgaggtgattggttgcaaggaaaacctgcagtgtctcggcccttgctgtccacccctggtctagataaGTTGGAACACAGATGGGAGTGGTTACTCAATGTTCAAAATGCTTTGTGATGACAGGAGAGTGACTGGTCGGTTGTCATTTAGACGAGTTATCAGAGATTTTTTGGAACAGGCATGATAGTCGTCGGTTTTAGGGACATGGGGAGTGTCCACTGTGGGTTAGAATTATTGTCAAAGTCATGAAGGATATTATTCACAATTATGGAAAAAAGAACAGCTGCAGCCTGCAAACATCTTTTGCACACTTGGAAGAGAAAGAGAGCTTTTGGAGCACAAGACATAGGATCAGCCTGCAGAATTCCCTCAGGTTCAACAGTACAGTAGCATCTGATAAGGTTTGTCTGCCTGCAAACTGAGGCAAGAAGCAAGACTGATTTGCACAAACAGTGTGGCTGAATtttcatttttgttgtgtgtgttaaGATAGTTGTGAAGCTGCTGACAGGTGAGGAGGCGGAGCATCAGACAGGCGTGTTGACCCCTGTGCCCTGCCCACACACTCTGCCTGTGCTTTTGGATCAAGTCGGGGTGACCTTGGTGCCCTACCACCTGAGAGAGGACCAAGACTGGGCTCTTGATATGGACAAGCTGCACCTAGCCTTGAAGACCGCTAGGGGGAGCTGCAACCCAAGAGCAATTTACATCAGCAACCCAGGAAACCCCACAGgttcaaaaatattaaaaaataacaCCACATGGACCTCTCCAAAGTCTCCTCTGTATCCTGAAAATGATTTGTCCCATTAGGTCATGTGCAGGAGAGAAAGACAATCGAGAACGTGATTAAATTTGCTGCCTCTGAGGGCCTCTTCCTATTGGTTGATGAGGTTGTTATAAGCAACACTATAAAAATGACTGTCATCACCTTTTCAGCCTCTTTTTCTGACACACCTTGTCGTGCCCCCTATAGGTGAACCAGGGCAGTGTGTACGGAGAGGGAAGATCATTCCTTTCCTATAAGAAAGTCCTCTTTGAGATGGGACAAAAATACTCAGACATGGTGGAGATGGTGTCTTTCCATTCCATATCCGGTGCCCACTTTGGAGAGTGAGTTTCTTTAACATTATCACTCTTGTTTCATATCAAGGTTTTGTAATTGTTACagctgggcaattctatggtaagaTAATTACAAGGACAGCAAAGTCGAGCCATATTTTAGTTTATGATGAAAAACTGATTGTAGTACCGTTACCGTAGAATTAACCAATTGTTTCTTGAACACAACAGTGGCAGAAATAAAGACAAACACAATGTCAATAACACAAATACAACACAAATGTGGAAAACAAAATAGTCTTGTATAGTCTGTACTGTGCATATGAATGTTTCAGTAACATCCATGGTTGATTCTGCATCCATAGCCAGCAACAGATTGgtcatcactttagtgagtgcCGTCTCTGTGGAGCGATGTGCCTTAAATGCTCACAGAGGTCACTGGAGATTGTCCAGCATTTTTCACAATTTAATTAAAAGTGATAACTTTGGTGAAGTGATGGTCTAGAGCACAGGTGGCAACTGATTCTAGAAAGGCccaagagggggcaggttttctttgtaaccaccaactccaccaggtgatttcaactGATTAGCAAAGTGGCTTGAGCATCTACTTCAGATGGAAAGGTTTGATGGAAATGCAGATCTATAAGTGAAACCTGGCTACTTGTGGATTAACTGGAAGTTTAAGGATAACTGGTGGGCTTCAAACCAGAACCTTCTTGGTGGGCTTCAGTGCTGCTAACTGCTGTGATGTATATGTGCTTTTGTTTCACTATATTAGGATATTCTTTACTGTTGTTCAATAGCTGTGGACAGATGAATGTTGTGCTTAAGTTTGGGTGCCGTCATCCTGACCAGGACTACAGTTTCTTTGTCATGTTTGAGGGCTAAGATCATTATTTGTCACGTTATCATGTGCTCACTCTGGCTGCAGGTGTTGTCTGAGAGGAGGCTACTTGGAAGCCATCAACATGGACCCAGCAGTGAAGACGTATTTGAAAGTTCTGAAAGGTCTTAGTTCTCCTCCCGTCTTACCACAGCTTGTTCTGGAACTGTTGGCTAACCCTCCCATGCCTGGAGATCCTTCATATGAGACCTACAGACAGGTAAGCAAACAACATGACGTCATGTCATCACAGCAGCTTAAAGAACCAAAGAGTCACCAGGAAGCTCAGGAACTAGCAGTCATAAAAGCCAAACTGTTCTTAACACCTGAGCACACCTGGGCTTGAAGACAGTAATGGCCGTGGCAATGTGGCATTTTCACTCCAATGATCTTGATCTTCGCTCAAATGATTGACCCCTGGTTGATCTTTCCAGGAACACGCTTTAATCCATCTAAATGCATCCCACACTGTCCAAATTTAGATGAATATCTAATTTCTTGACCTCATCCTTTGCCAAAATTATATGTTTTAACAGCAATTTTGGACTCAACCTTCACTGTCATATCATGTTTGGTAGAAAGCAGCAAAAGGACCTGAGAGGAATCAAGCAACACGCAAACAGGCTACAAATGGCTACAGTGTGGTTGTTTCTGTGCATCATTTTTAGGAGCTTGTCTCTAGTCAGACGACTCTGTCCCAGAATGCTCAGCGGGCTTGTGACTTCCTGAACACTTTACCAGGGATGAGCTGTCGACCAGCGATGGGGGGAATCTACACGTTCGCCCGTCTGCAGCTTCCATGTTGGTTCATAAAAGAAGCAAAGGTTGGTGGCACAGATGGTTTCCTTTTGGACCCACACTgcagaacattattattattattatctatccatgtaatattcccaccatgtttgaatcatctaggcttcttggttgtcaaGATATACAAGAAAAGGTGTTTTTCACAACATGTTTCCCTTGACCTTTGTCCAAAATCAATTTACTTTGAGATATCAAAGATATCAAAGTAATATTGTCATCACGTTTGAAAGGAATCCattcagctgtttttgagttatcttgtccgcaGATACACATGCCAATGAAAACAAGATCCTGCTCACCACTTCCTTGACACACggggtaaaacaacaacaaaagcaaatCAGTTTGCCAAAGCTGTGATTGGACTTTTAAATACATCCCATCCCCCTTTTTTTAAAGGCAAAATTTATCTTCATAGCAAAAGTGTAAATGATAACTCTTACTTTTTGCAGTTTCTGagatatttttatatattttgttgaAATGACTCCTCAAGTCATGTCTGGGAGCGTGGGCTGGtgtgtgtatgatttttttttttttttttttttttttatttgcaggcTTTAGGAGTTCAGGCAGATGCACTTTATTGTCAGAGGTTACTGGAGCAGGAAGGAGTTTGTGTGGGAGCAGGAAGTGACAACGGGCAGCTGGAGTCGAACTACTACATCAGGTTAGACAAAGACCTTGTCCTACCTGTGAGGATGCTTCGGGAACAGAATGGGATGTTACAAAGACTGAAATGAATCAAAAGATTaacaaaagcacaataaaagagtaaagaaaagtaaaaaaaaaaaaaaaaaaaattaagcacagTAACacaatatgccagtatgctagccataggaaagagaagataagtgcgtcttaagtctggacttgaaagtctctacagaatctgactgttttattgacgcagggagatcattccacaaaacaggggcatgataagagaaagctctgtgacccacagacttctttttcaccttaggaacaccctgcaccctgagaacataaagcccgggccggtacgtaaggtttaattaggtcagctaagtagggaggtgccagtctgtgaacaattttataggttagtagcagaaccttaaaatctgatctcactgtgacaggaagccagtgaagagatgccaaaatgggtgtaatgtggtcaaactttctgctttgtgtcaaaagtctagctgcagcattttgaaccatttggagacccctaatgctggacgttggtaaaccaaaaaacagaaaactgcagttgtccagtctagaagagataaaagcatgaatcagcatcagccatagacaggatgggacgaatcttcactatatttcgcagaggGAAGAAAgtgtcgtggtccttcttttgatcgtctcaggatgtctttgttagataacacaaactaattgcaagtggtttgctagaaaaggacacaacactttggaataattcagccttaagcaagataaaatgcacagagtttttaagtttatttaagccttcaacacagagcttatacaaactgagtcctctagagagactgaatatgtgacgaccgcgctcatctatttattggagacccgcgggcatcgctcctccttcaacttttttatttattttattcccaagacatggttttctattggaagcgtcctctagtgaaccctaagcaggtgttaggccattatttcaatgtgacaaacgctcccattaaaacttgaaggatttacaactgatttttttaaaagacctccggccacaggtgcagctggcctgaggccccctgcacctGGCCtacgggaaagcacctaagaggccttggaaagcccctgacagaccgaatgactaatagagccctttttttgggggttgaacacctgctagttcagccagaggacatacagttcagatcaggacacttgatagttcatcatagttcaaataaggacctaaaaattcttctacagtccctcctctgggactcgaaagagtcccattacatcaactatactcttgggttgtttactgacaagacatcctcatttgtgcattgcaataaaaaatcacatcactcaaattactgataactctggtgcggatatgaatataagtgatactttacacggtaaatatatttaagtgcaggtgaacctacatactaaggcacaaggtgatcaattagctggattatatcaacgcaaggtgacattcaaacattgagttttggtgtaattcaaggcacttaaaatggccacataaaacaagttacagcaacctcttaatcatggcaaagtaaaggcattacattgacattagtgcaaccaatcatcttctggcatctattgtctcactcaaccagaagctccaacccattatacttggttctacatattattttgttaaagcgtcacacatttattttttaaatgcctcaaataacccctacattaccactatttagtcaaccaatcaagaaactattctaaggttagcacagctatatctagttaaatgataaacacaataaatggtttcccttcatgtccgtccttaagtcatttgccttagtcaatcatataatggttttcattataggccatttctcaacattttccactttgtttttcttctttttcagcttgttttctaatgccctttttggccagac
The nucleotide sequence above comes from Thalassophryne amazonica chromosome 10, fThaAma1.1, whole genome shotgun sequence. Encoded proteins:
- the LOC117519438 gene encoding alanine aminotransferase 2-like — encoded protein: MPPLTFVRQVLAACLYSDLLGDENFPLDVRLRAQRLLQECPGGSVGSYSTLPCGLPYVHQSIAEFITRRDDGVPSYTDDIVIYPGSLKALMIVVKLLTGEEAEHQTGVLTPVPCPHTLPVLLDQVGVTLVPYHLREDQDWALDMDKLHLALKTARGSCNPRAIYISNPGNPTGHVQERKTIENVIKFAASEGLFLLVDEVNQGSVYGEGRSFLSYKKVLFEMGQKYSDMVEMVSFHSISGAHFGECCLRGGYLEAINMDPAVKTYLKVLKGLSSPPVLPQLVLELLANPPMPGDPSYETYRQELVSSQTTLSQNAQRACDFLNTLPGMSCRPAMGGIYTFARLQLPCWFIKEAKALGVQADALYCQRLLEQEGVCVGAGSDNGQLESNYYIRFCVLVPPATLDEILTRISSLQLHLQDNKE